The DNA region CGCCTCCTAAGCGTCAGGTCGTGCGTTCGAGCCGCACCAATCCCGTAAGCAAAGAAATCCCTAAGACCTTGACTAATAGAAGGTAATAGGGATTTTATTTTTACTCTAGTAGCTGGAAAATGCCTCTTTTAATTTTTCTGCATCAAGTCATTTTACGAATGCGAATAGTTTTAGATGAAATTAGGACTTACGCAAAAATTGCTAAAAAGCTTAATTTCTCGAACCGCCAAGACGCCAAGAGCGCCGAGAATTCGTAGAGTGTGCGTAAGTCCTAGAAATAACAGTAAAAGCTCCTAATAATTCATCTGCATGTTGATTAATGGCATTGGCAACAATTTCTGCTCTATCATTTGCAGATAAACCGAATAACCGAATTAACACAACACCTGTTGCAATTCGGCGCAAACGAAAAACTAACTCACCAAAATCCTTATCTGATGTCAATAGAATTGCACCTTCATTGTTAGCCAAATTCAAAACTTCATCGTCAGGAATTCCTGGTTCCATTTCCACAACATACAAAGTTTCGTGACCATCAAGCCGTAGACGTTCAACGATTTGCCTATCTAAATTTTCATCCGCTAAAAACTTCAAGAAGCTTTCTCAATCGTTGGATAAACCACATCATACCTTAAAGCTTGAGCCGCAAATGCCAAAGCTGCTTTAATCCCTTCATCGGTAAGTCGTGGATGCGCTTCGAGCATTTGCTCAGGTGTTTCACCCGCAGCAAGTTTTTCAAGAATTAACTCAACTGTAATACGAGTTCCTGAAATGACAGGTTTGCCCATCATTATTTTTGGATCGGATACGATTTTTTGCATGGATTAAGATTATTTTGATAGATGATTAACGGAACTTAAACATTTTTGAGATAAATAAGCCTCAAGCCCATGCAGGGTAAGGGAAATACACCATTAGCCCAAAAATGGCTCAAACCTAGATATATCAATAAACCAAGTAAAATGATTTCAAAATCTCTCTGTATATAGATTTGAGATTTTTTTCTGGGTGTTTTTTGTCTAAATCCTATTAATATATATAACGCGATACGCTGTTCGCACGCGGCACATCTCATGTGTCTGACTTATTTTATAACGGAACTTAGACATTTTTGAGAGAGAAACAAGCCTCAAACCCATGCAGGGCAAGGGAAATACGCCATTAGCTCAAAAATGGCTCAAACCTAAGATATATCAATAAACCAAGCAAAAAGATGTCAAAATCTATCTGTATTTTGCCTAGAAACTTTAGTTAATGTTAGAAAATAAAGGCTCAAAGCTCGGCTAAATCAAAGTTTCAGAATCTTGCTTCGATTATTGTTTTCCGAAAGTGGCAAAAGAGGGATAACTCCATTTCAAACACAGAGACTTTACTCATGCAAAAAGTCTATTGGGTTAAGCCAGCGATCGCTCCTCCAAGACTGAGAGCGATCGCGCATCAAATATGGCAAGAAGACGACTAGAAGAAATTTCTTCGCTAATCAGCGACTCATTGCAAAAATCTGTTCAGCCGTTAAGGGAATATTCGGAAACAATCTAGAATCAATTCGATCCTGCCCTCGAAACACCTTTGGGGGTAAATACTCTCCATCTTCAAGTTGGTAGATTGTAATGGTTGGCTGTTTAGGAGAGCCAATAAACCGAATGCCACCAAAAGCAGCATAGTCCACAATGATGTACTCGAAAACGCCCAAGTCCTCATATTCAGCAAGTTTTGTCAGATAGTCGTCCTTCCAGTTGTTGCTAACGACTTCAATGATTCCGGGTGGTGGAATATATGCAGCAGCAGAACTAGAGCTAGTTTTCATTCTCTGCCATTCAACTCTTGCAAATATGACAATATCTGCTTTCCGGCTTTTTTCTTTTTCTGTTGGTGCTGTTTTGAGCCGAACTTGCTTGGACTGACGCGACACATAAGGCAGGTCATTTTCTTGGCAGTGATTTTCTAAGTAGCTACACAGTCGCTCGATCAAATCCTCATGATTTGCATTTGGTTCTGATAATGGCACAGGAATTCCATCCAATAGCTCAAATTCTCTGCCTGAACCATCATCCCAGGCAAGAAACTCTTCAAAAGTCAGTGGTTGTGTGACGGTTGCATACATCACCCTCGCTCCCTTGCTGACGAGTACTTCACTCAATGCTACCAAGATGTACAGCTTTGTTTATGAATCCTGCTTGATTTTCCTGCCGTAGTTCTGAAACAACAGCTTGAGGTTGAGTTGAGGAACGAAACCCAACATTATAAAAGCTCGGCTTCATTTTAAATTAACGATCTGAATGGGAACAAAGTCTCCATCACCTACTAGAACACAAGGCACGTTCGCTCTTCATTACCTTCTGATTAGTCTGCAAATAATCATGTAGCAAATTGCAACCCCGTGCCAGCAATTTTTCCAGTTCGATATCTGCCAAATTCTGGAAAATCACTGTACCATTACCACTACCCGCAGCTAGAGTCTTGCCGTCATTACTGAAACTGACGCTGGTTAACTCTTGCTTATCACCTTTCAAAGCAATCAGCAACGTCCCTTCTCGGTTCCAAATTCTCACTTTGTCATCACTGCTAGCTGCCAAAGTTTTACCATCGGGGCTAAAACTCACACTGATGAAACTATCACCATCGCCTGTAAGATTATTTAGCAAATGACCGTCCCGGCTCCAAATCTTCACCGTGTTATCAATACTAGCTGAAGCGATCGCTTTTCCATCAGGCGACCAAGCAACCCCATTTACCCGGCGACTATGACCATTTAAGTTGTATAGCAATTTACCATCTAAATTCCAGATTTTTACTGTTTTGTCATCGCTGGCTGATGCTAGCAACTTGCCATCTGGGCTAAAGCTTACCCAATTCACCGCATCTTGATGTCCCTGCAAGGTGTTGAGCAGTTTACCATCTCGACTCCAAAGCTTTACTGTTTTATCTTTACTAGCTGAGGCAATTACTTGACTATTAGGCGACCAAGCTACACTCAAGACGGTATCTTTATGACCCTGCAAGGTATTGAGTAGTATACCGTCACGACTCCAAAGCTTCACCGTTTTATCTTTACTGGCCGAAGCAATTACTTGACCATCGCGGCTGAAACTAACGCCCCAAACTTCACCCTTATGCCCCGTGAATGTATTGAGTAGTTTACCGTCTCGACTGAAAAGTTTTATAGTTTTGTCTCGACTTGCTGCTGCTAAGGTGCGATCGCCTGGGCTAAAACTGATGCTAGTTACCCAGTCATTGTTATCGGCTTTCGGCTTTTGCAGTAACACATCGTCCAAATGCCAGAGTTTTATACTTTTATCGCGGCTTGCAGAAGCCAAGGTGCGACCGTCTGGGCTGAAACTGACGCTATTCACCCAATTATTATGCCCCTTCAGGGTTCCGAGCAACATACCTTCAGAACTCCAAAGTTTGATCGTCTCATCGGTACTTGCGGAAGCGATCGCT from Nostoc commune NIES-4072 includes:
- a CDS encoding DUF5615 family PIN-like protein, with the protein product MKFLADENLDRQIVERLRLDGHETLYVVEMEPGIPDDEVLNLANNEGAILLTSDKDFGELVFRLRRIATGVVLIRLFGLSANDRAEIVANAINQHADELLGAFTVISRTYAHSTNSRRSWRLGGSRN
- a CDS encoding DUF433 domain-containing protein; amino-acid sequence: MQKIVSDPKIMMGKPVISGTRITVELILEKLAAGETPEQMLEAHPRLTDEGIKAALAFAAQALRYDVVYPTIEKAS
- a CDS encoding Uma2 family endonuclease — protein: MYATVTQPLTFEEFLAWDDGSGREFELLDGIPVPLSEPNANHEDLIERLCSYLENHCQENDLPYVSRQSKQVRLKTAPTEKEKSRKADIVIFARVEWQRMKTSSSSAAAYIPPPGIIEVVSNNWKDDYLTKLAEYEDLGVFEYIIVDYAAFGGIRFIGSPKQPTITIYQLEDGEYLPPKVFRGQDRIDSRLFPNIPLTAEQIFAMSR